In a genomic window of Quercus lobata isolate SW786 chromosome 4, ValleyOak3.0 Primary Assembly, whole genome shotgun sequence:
- the LOC115985714 gene encoding uncharacterized protein LOC115985714 has translation MELQTKLEWLEVQPGSKEIMEELRHTRIELNYWLDREDDMWRQKSRINWFQNGDRNTNFFHAKASARQRKNFMNGLLDEDGVWQVDEDKMREIAIGYFGDLFSTSNPVEFFDLLLVVQPKVTQAMNEWMVQPFVESEVKGALKQMYPLKAPGLDGMPPLFFQHFWSTSSMVVTKTVLDFLNFGISPPNFNDTHITLIPKIKEPKKITDYRPISLCNVVHKIASKAIANRLKRILPSIISDTQSAFVHGRLITDNILVAFETMHHISQKNGGLSALIQPIVDRGQMEGVKICRGGPRLSHLFFANGSLIFCKAMLKQCDELQRLLVVYEKASGQQLNHANTSLFFSSNTSIDVQEEIKNRFGAQIIKQHEKYLGLPSLVWKNKRTTFNAIKEKLGKVLAGWKDKLLSKAGKEVLIKAMAQAIPTYTMSCFKLPDLLCDELRGMIRNFWWGQRKEERKIAWLSSEKMCEPKCVGGMGFKNLKLFNKALLAKKDWHLQMGGDFLVYKVLKSNYFPITDFIHSSIGHNPSYTWTSLISAQSLIIEGMR, from the exons ATGGAGCTTCAAACAAAATTGGAATGGCTAGAAGTGCAACCCGGGTCCAAGGAAATAATGGAAGAATTGAGGCATACTCGAATTGAGTTGAACTATTGGTTGGATAGAGAGGATGACATGTGGCGACAAAAATCAAGGATTAATTGGTTTCAAAATGGAGATAGAAATACAAACTTCTTTCATGCTAAGGCCTCGGCTAGACAAAGAAAGAATTTCATGAATGGGTTGTTAGATGAAGATGGGGTTTGGCAAGTTGATGAGGATAAAATGAGAGAGATAGCAATTGGATACTTTGGGGATCTCTTCTCTACTAGTAATCCGGTGGAATTTTTTGATTTGCTCTTGGTTGTGCAACCTAAAGTGACCCAAGCAATGAATGAGTGGATGGTTCAACCTTTTGTGGAGAGTGAAGTGAAAGGAGCCTTGAAACAAATGTACCCACTAAAGGCACCGGGACTTGATGGGATGCCTCCTCTTTTCTTCCAACATTTTTGGAGTACTAGTAGCATGGTGGTCACCAAAACGGTACTTGATTTTCTTAACTTTGGAATTTCTCCACCAAACTTTAATGACACTCACATTACTcttatcccaaaaataaaagagcctaAGAAGATAACTGATTATAGGCCTATTAGTTTATGTAATGTTGTACATAAGATTGCTTCCAAAGCTATTGCTAATAGGCTGAAACGAATCTTACCTTCGATTATTAGTGATACACAAAGTGCTTTTGTCCATGGAAGGTTGATTACTGATAATATTTTGGTGGCTTTTGAAACAATGCACCATATTAGTCAGAAAAATGGGG GTTTATCAGCTTTGATTCAACCAATTGTGGATAGGGGTCAAATGGAGGGTGTGAAAATTTGTAGAGGTGGTCCAAGATTGtctcatttgttttttgcaAATGGTAGTCTAATTTTTTGTAAGGCGATGTTAAAGCAGTGTGATGAACTACAAAGATTGCTTGTTGTGTATGAGAAAGCTTCCGGTCAACAACTAAACCATGCAAATACATCGTTGTTCTTTAGTAGTAACACTTCAATAGATGTTCAAGAGGAGATAAAGAATCGTTTTGGTGCCCAAATAATTAAGCAACACGAGAAGTATCTTGGCTTGCCTTCATTGGtgtggaaaaataaaagaactacCTTCAATGCTATCAAGGAGAAATTGGGGAAAGTTTTGGCAGGTTGGAAAGATAAATTACTTTCAAAGGCAGGGAAAGAAGTTCTAATCAAAGCAATGGCTCAAGCAATTCCGACCTATactatgagttgtttcaaacttCCAGACTTGCTTTGTGATGAACTAAGGGGAATGATTCgaaatttttggtggggacaacgAAAGGAGGAAAGGAAAATTGCATGGCTTAGTTCGGAGAAAATGTGTGAGCCTAAGTGTGTTGGAGGAATgggtttcaaaaatttaaaattgttcaACAAGGCTTTGCTTGCAAAAAAGGATTGGCATCTTCAAATGGGTGGTGATTTTCTTGTGTACAAGGTCCTTAAGTCTAACTATTTCCCAATTActgattttattcattcttcCATTGGACATAATCCTTCTTATACATGGACGAGTCTAATCTCTGCCCAAAGCTTAATTATTGAAGGTATGCGATAA
- the LOC115985715 gene encoding keratin, type I cytoskeletal 13-like, with protein sequence MGTPAVIILGVLAGTLVVYLFACIFFRKRKIWEKETNHSTAKRDVSAASQQLDFTNAAGSGGKDGGMVVLGGAAVATAAVVASTYGAGDDGHHGGGGCGGGGCGGGGGGCGTS encoded by the coding sequence ATGGGAACACCTGCAGTGATCATCTTGGGCGTCTTGGCAGGGACTCTAGTAGTGTATCTatttgcttgtattttctttagaaaaagaaaaatatgggAGAAGGAAACTAATCATTCCACTGCCAAGAGAGATGTGAGTGCTGCTTCCCAGCAACTAGATTTTACTAATGCAGCAGGAAGTGGTGGAAAAGACGGTGGGATGGTTGTTTTGGGGGGAGCTGCTGTTGCTACAGCTGCAGTTGTAGCTAGTACATATGGTGCTGGTGATGATGGCCATCACGGTGGTGGAGGGTGTGGTGGCGGtgggtgtggtggtggtggaggggGTTGTGGAACTTCATAA
- the LOC115987986 gene encoding heme-binding protein 2 yields MKYSNSMAAFNLFKLSILLSILLNSHFGLCSETSNKQISKGVSSPPTCSRIECPSYDVIHVGNGYEIRRYNSTVWASTSPIQDISLVEATRTGFLQLFDYIQGKNNYEEKIEMTAPVLSEVSPSDGPLCESSFVVSFYVPKVNQANPPPAKGLQVQRWNPVYAAVRQFSGFVADSDVGVEAAALQASLVDTVWSAAIEKSHGADHTSVYTVAQYNSPFEFDDRVNEIWMLFDMEDDFTE; encoded by the exons ATGAAGTACTCCAATTCCATGGCTGCTTTCAACTTGTTCAAGCTTTCAATCCTCTTGAGCATCCTCTTAAATTCACACTTTGGTCTTTGTTCAGAGACTAGTAATAAGCAGATAAGCAAAGGGGTATCATCACCACCGACATGTAGCCGCATAGAGTGCCCCAGCTATGATGTGATTCATGTTGGCAATGGCTATGAAATTCGTCGCTATAACTCCACGGTGTGGGCGTCAACCTCTCCCATTCAAGACATTTCTCTGGTTGAAGCTACCAGAACTGGCTTCTTACA GCTATTTGACTATATTCAAGGAAAGAACAATTATGAAGAGAAGATAGAGATGACAGCCCCAGTGCTCTCTGAAGTCTCGCCTAGTGATGGACCTTTATGTGAGTCCTCATTTGTTGTTAGCTTTTATGTACCAAAAGTTAACCAAGCAAACCCACCTCCAGCCAAAGGCCTTCAAGTCCAAAGGTGGAATCCTGTGTATGCAGCAGTGAGACAATTCAGTGGATTTGTGGCTGACTCAGATGTTGGAGTGGAAGCTGCTGCCTTGCAAGCCAGCCTTGTTGACACGGTTTGGTCTGCTGCCATTGAGAAAAGCCATGGAGCTGATCACACATCAGTCTACACCGTTGCACAGTACAATTCCCCATTTGAATTTGATGATAGGGTGAATGAGATATGGATGTTGTTTGATATGGAAGATGATTTTACAGAGTAA